From Verrucomicrobiota bacterium, one genomic window encodes:
- a CDS encoding sulfatase, with the protein DQSFPHASAYGSDWVNTPGFDRVAEMGLLFNRAYTPNAKCAPSRSIILTGRLSWQLEAAVNHVVFFPDKFKTWMEALGDAGYITGFTGKGWGPGDPGTLHGKPRELTGPLYIGKTEPAPAKGISNKDYAGNFESFLNQRDENKPFSFWYGGHEPHRRYEYGSGVAKGGKSLGDVARVPGYWPDDEIVRNDMLDYAFEVEHFDRHLSRMLHSLDHRGLLENTIVIVTSDNGMPFPRSKGNNYEISHHLPLAISWPAGIKNPGRQVNSLVSFIDYAPTILEAAGVTTEEISMQPITGKSLFPIFKDEVSTPESFREFLLVGKERHDAGRPHNQGYPIRGIIKGDFLFLRNFEIDRWPSGNPETGYLNTDGGATKTLILNHGKNPETIHWWMTNFGKRVSEEFYNLKQDPDCIVNLAESGDQTIKRDMAAKMYSLLTRQGDLRMFGKGRQYEDYPFSTPAQQNLYERYMAGEPIEAGWVNPSDFAVQPSDLIKKN; encoded by the coding sequence CGACCAGTCGTTTCCGCATGCCAGTGCCTATGGCAGTGACTGGGTCAATACTCCGGGATTCGACCGGGTGGCGGAGATGGGGCTGCTGTTTAACCGTGCGTACACGCCGAATGCCAAGTGTGCGCCATCCCGGTCGATTATTCTGACCGGCCGACTTTCGTGGCAACTCGAGGCAGCAGTAAATCACGTCGTCTTTTTCCCTGATAAATTTAAAACCTGGATGGAAGCTCTGGGTGATGCCGGTTATATCACCGGGTTTACCGGTAAAGGGTGGGGGCCGGGTGATCCTGGAACTCTGCATGGCAAACCACGGGAACTTACCGGGCCTTTGTATATTGGGAAAACGGAACCTGCTCCAGCAAAGGGTATCAGTAATAAAGACTACGCAGGCAATTTTGAATCGTTTCTCAATCAGCGGGATGAAAATAAACCGTTTAGCTTTTGGTATGGAGGCCATGAGCCGCATCGGCGGTATGAATATGGTTCTGGTGTAGCTAAAGGCGGAAAGTCATTGGGCGATGTGGCCCGCGTTCCCGGCTACTGGCCGGATGATGAGATCGTTCGCAACGATATGCTCGACTACGCGTTTGAGGTCGAACATTTCGACCGGCATCTGAGCAGAATGCTTCATTCGTTGGATCACCGTGGCCTGTTGGAGAACACAATTGTAATCGTGACCTCGGACAATGGTATGCCATTCCCGAGGTCAAAGGGGAACAACTACGAAATTTCCCATCACCTGCCTTTGGCCATTTCCTGGCCTGCGGGAATAAAGAATCCGGGTCGGCAGGTGAACAGCCTGGTCAGCTTTATTGATTATGCGCCGACCATACTGGAGGCGGCCGGTGTTACTACCGAAGAAATAAGTATGCAGCCAATAACGGGGAAAAGCCTGTTTCCTATATTTAAGGATGAGGTCTCTACCCCTGAAAGTTTCCGGGAGTTTCTGTTGGTTGGAAAAGAACGCCACGATGCCGGTCGACCGCATAATCAGGGATATCCTATTCGCGGTATCATCAAGGGTGATTTCCTGTTTTTACGCAACTTCGAGATTGATCGTTGGCCGTCTGGAAATCCGGAAACGGGCTACCTGAATACGGATGGGGGTGCCACCAAGACTTTGATTCTAAACCACGGTAAGAATCCGGAGACCATACACTGGTGGATGACCAATTTTGGAAAACGGGTGTCTGAAGAATTCTATAATCTGAAGCAGGATCCGGATTGTATTGTGAATCTGGCTGAGAGTGGAGACCAAACCATCAAGCGCGACATGGCTGCAAAGATGTATTCACTTCTTACCCGCCAGGGCGACCTCCGTATGTTCGGAAAAGGTCGACAATATGAAGACTATCCGTTTTCTACCCCAGCTCAGCAGAATCTCTATGAGCGCTACATGGCTGGGGAGCCAATCGAAGCCGGCTGGGTCAATCCTTCGGACTTCGCGGTGCAGCCTTCGGATCTGATAAAAAAGAACTGA
- a CDS encoding HAD-IA family hydrolase, producing the protein MSKLRAIFFDFDGLMLDTEYACFAGWQAVFQSHGFEYRLEEFQRIIGTDENPRALLEERVGCSLDWEKIEPERREVETKFGLDMAIKPGVMELVHDARTRGWICAVVSSSPHYWIRGHLERCEVIEHFDGFICRGDAPKAKPAPDLYLEALRQFNLTGSETVALEDSHNGSLAAKRAGIWCVAVPNDITRSMDFSHSDLITEKLEELTLDSLVQRFG; encoded by the coding sequence ATGTCCAAGCTGCGCGCAATATTTTTCGATTTTGATGGTCTGATGCTGGACACAGAGTATGCTTGCTTTGCCGGTTGGCAGGCTGTGTTTCAGTCCCATGGGTTTGAGTACCGGTTAGAGGAGTTTCAACGAATAATAGGGACCGATGAGAATCCGAGAGCGTTGCTCGAGGAAAGAGTGGGTTGCAGTTTAGACTGGGAAAAGATTGAGCCGGAACGTCGTGAGGTGGAAACGAAGTTTGGTCTTGATATGGCAATAAAGCCAGGAGTTATGGAACTGGTCCACGATGCCAGGACCCGGGGTTGGATCTGTGCGGTGGTGTCGAGTTCACCGCACTATTGGATAAGAGGGCATCTGGAGCGATGCGAGGTGATCGAGCATTTCGATGGATTTATTTGCCGTGGGGATGCACCGAAGGCCAAGCCTGCCCCTGATCTTTATCTCGAGGCACTTCGACAATTCAACCTAACCGGTAGTGAAACTGTGGCCTTGGAGGATTCGCACAACGGATCCCTTGCAGCCAAACGCGCCGGCATTTGGTGCGTGGCCGTTCCAAACGATATTACACGTTCCATGGATTTTTCCCATTCTGATTTAATTACCGAAAAGCTGGAAGAACTCACGCTCGACTCTCTGGTCCAGCGATTTGGGTAG
- a CDS encoding GIY-YIG nuclease family protein: protein MPLDPQFYYVYILVSESDKDRHYSGFTTDLNARLKKHNNGEVSHTSKFRPWLIETAVRFRSKNKAHAFESYLKSGSGREFARRHF, encoded by the coding sequence ATGCCATTAGATCCTCAATTTTACTACGTCTACATACTGGTCAGTGAGTCTGACAAAGACCGACACTATTCCGGATTCACAACTGACCTCAACGCGAGACTGAAAAAGCACAATAACGGTGAGGTTTCTCATACTTCAAAGTTCCGTCCCTGGTTAATCGAAACGGCTGTTAGATTTCGAAGTAAAAACAAAGCGCATGCATTTGAATCTTATCTTAAATCAGGATCTGGCCGTGAATTTGCACGAAGGCATTTTTAA